AGTCCAGGGTAGCGTCTGGAAAGGGAAAGACAGAACGCTTGCAGGTGCCAGGAGGTGAGAAAGCATAAACCTGCACTACTGGCAGGAATCACTTCCTCTCCCCCAGTCAGAGGTGTCTTTTCACATAATACCCAACCCAGTGCCAGGGAAACCTCTCAGAAATTGTTAGCTGCCAGCACTCTAGGGAAGCGAGCTGGATTAGAAGCTTTGGGAGAATCGGGATGCAGAGAGCCAAAATGCTAACACTCACCTTAACAGCTTGGGTGCTGAAATAAACTGCGCTAGCGGAGGAATCCTTACAGAGCTCCTTCAGACGAATTGTTCTGTCTGACTCCAGATCCAAGACCAGCTGCCTTCAGGAAAGCCACTATTGATTCCCAAGAGCCACTTTCTGAGAATATGGACCCTTGTTACCTCTGCCACAGACTTATCTCTACTACCCACCCCCAAACTCTGAGCTACTTTCAAATCCCCTGAAGGCACATTACACACTGCCCCAGTCTTCACCAACAGTCCCTCTTTCAATCCCTCTTCACAAATTTGGGTATCATAATAGATATCACTAAACTACATTttgtccccagccctccagtaCCACCTCATGCTTCCCaccacctcccctcctccactcATTCCTTGATTAATACTCCTGCACCTTCTCCAGCCCTTCATAGACCCCAATGCCTTCTTCACTGCACATCCCAGCACCTAAAGTTGGTAATTATTCCCGTGAACTTCCGTTGCACAACCCCACCAGATTTTCTTGCCCCTATTATACCACATGTCACAGCATAATGTAATTGCTATTTATTTCCATGGCTCCTCTAAGCTCTGGGGTCCAGCTGGGTCTTCTTTACCCTTATATTCTCAGCACATTTCCCTGTGCTCAGAGCAtacaggtgcttaataaatgtttacagaataaatgaatgcattatCAGGGTATCCAATtcattatgcttttatttttcactacaCTCTGGAACAACAAAGTAAATACAGGTAAATGGCAGTCTTTTTTCACACAACAGTAGACACAAAGGGAAGGCTGTGTGTTTTTGTATTGtggatttgtgtgtgttgtgtgtgtgttattattgttatttaacttCTACACCTGATAGTTTTACTGATTATTTCAAACATGTAAACATTACCAGTACATTTTACATAGCTGTCTGAACTTTTatactgaaacaagacagggaaggCAAATGAGCAATTCATAAACATTGATCATGAACCTAATTTTAGGGTAtattagaaggaaggaaatacaaTTATAACTGGAACACAGATAGTAACCACAATGTGTACTCCCTACCCCAACCCTCCCCAATTTCTGATTTGGGGCCCCAATGCCCATTTTCTCAAGGCCCCTTTAACTGATGCCACTCAACTGTAGTGATACATCTTTTACAAACTTCACATGGAGCCAAAGAAGAACATGGCAGTGGCCTCAGATCTGGCTCTGGCCTCCTCATCTTCCATGGCCTCCCTATACTGCTCTGGCCAGTCCTGTGGTCGCTTTCTATAGAGCCTGGCCATGTACTCCAAGGCTTTCATTTTGGTGGTTTCAAGGTGAGCTCGAGGACCCCAGAGAAGCTCATATTCAACTGGATTAGAGTAGGACAGTGGCCTGCATTCCAGGTAGCGCTGCCTCATAAGCTTACAGGTGATGGCATGCTTTCTCCCGACATCCACACTAAATCTCCGAAGCAAGTTCCAGACATTGGCCTCTTTGACACGGTTGCCCATCAGGAAGATCAAGCCCAGGATTGGCATCACATACTCTTGAGTGGGTCTCCCCAAGCTCTCTAACATTACTTGCTCTTCTTCTGATTCTGGTTGCTGGACTAGGAGGTAGATGTGCTCACTGGTATCAACCTCAATCAGAGAGAACCCATAGAACAGATCAAGGATTAGAGTAGCTCGACTGAGGATGTTTGGGAACACATCCTCAAATTCTTTGCCAGTATGAGCCAATAGCTCATCCTGATGTATAGGGAGCAACTCCTCAGTGACATTAATAGCCAACTGGACCAAATCATTTGCCTTGTCATTCATAGTGTCCTCTGACCAGAACTCTAAGCCAGCagcctggcttctttctttggcTTTGTCAGCTTCCAGGGCCTTGTTATATTCTTCTGGCCAGCTCCAGGGTTCTTCATCATGGGCCTCTGCCACAAACTTCAGGGCTTCCATCTTTGTGATCTCCCTGTGGGCCCTAGAGCCCCACAAGAACTCAAATTCGAGGGGATTAGTGCCATACACGGGCCAGTACTCCAAGAATCGCATACGCACAAAGTCAGTGGTAAGGAGATTTCTTGTGTTCCCTAAGAGATTGTTGATCCTCTGAGGCTCATCCAACACATCAACCTTTAGCAACAGGTCCCAAATGGAGGCCTCTCTTGCCCGGTTGCCATTCAGGAGGATGTGGCCTAGGACAAGGGCCAGGAGACCTGCCTTTGGCACGTCCAGAGTCTCTGCTAGCCGATCAGTGGTCTGGGGACCCGGTTTGCTGATTAGGTTGTAAGTATCAGCCTGAGGATCAAGAACTCTCAGGTTCAACCCAAAGACCCGATCCAGGTGAGCTGAGGCTCGTCTGAGTATCTCAGGGAACTGATCTGAGTATTCTCTGAGAAACTCCAGCATCTCTGACTGCTGGATAGACCCCTCGGTTTGGCTTTTCATTCGCATGAAATTCACCAAAGCTATTGACCTGTCTTCTAGAGGGTCGTGGACCCTGAGCGCCCCCAAACGTCGGGACTGCTCGTCGATGAGGACCTCGATGTCATTCGGGTCCTGGGTGGCTTGAGAAGCGCTGGCACCCTGAGGGTCCATAGGAACCTGAGAGCCCTGGAGGGTATCAGGGACCAGCATGGAGGTGGGGGGCCCGGAGGCGTTAGTAGCCTGCATTTCACCCCGGCCGTCGCTGTAATCTGCAGTGGTCTCTGCGCTGCCGTGGCGCGCATTCTGGCTTACCAGAGACATGGTTCCAGGAGACAGGAGCGGGAGCTGGTAGGTCAGCGATCCGTCGGAGAGAGGACCTTAGGTGAGTTGGCGCCTCGGCACAAAGCCGAAACCCGAGACCCGAGAGCTGGGCGGATCAAAAGTGAGCGCTGGAAAGAAGGGCGATCTTTTTACACTAGCACTAGCCAGCAATGAGCGCAAGCCTGAGAGCGTCTAGCTTTGCCGCAGCCTACGCAGGCGCAGTCGGGCTCTGCGACGTGGTGGCCACGCCCCACTCACAGTCTTCCACTCCCGCCCCTAACCCCTGCTGTGCAGGCGAGGCGAGTCCAAGCGGTTGTTGCTGGACTTCctagagaagagaattttaaaaagaggagtaaagctggggatataactcagcagtaaaagcgctttcctagcatatgtgagacccttGGTTCCATCCCTAAAACTGAGGGCGGGGGAGAAAGGGGATAAAAGATAAAGCAAAAGGGTCAAGGGATAGGAGATGTTTCAGTGACATTGCACTTGAAATTTTTCTGTGGGGTATAAAGCACTATGATAATTAGTGGAGCAttcagagaggaggagaaagatgtTAACAATGATAATTGTTTTATAGATTCATTAATTCATCTACCCACAGAAAAGGTATTTCTTAAGCATGTGCCACATGCCAAGCCAGTGCTAGGTGTTAGAGGTACATCAGAGGACAAACAATGATTATTCTTTTCCATACGGAGGTTACTTTCAGGGATACATTCAAACAATGGCAATAGTAATGAGCACTAATCTTTTATGCAGAACTTACTATGTGACAGGTGCTGTTCCTGGCACCTTCACTTTTCTCATTAAAATCCTTTCATCTTAGCTATGATGTACCTACTCTTAATAATCCTTacattacagatgaggaaattgggtCAAGATAGTAAATTTACCTGTTCAAAGTAAGGCAGCAAGAGAAAGACATCAGGATTTGAAACCAGGTCTGTCAGAATCTAAAGCATATGTACTTTCTCATACCATATGAATTTCAAGGGGGTGTTTAGCCCTACTTGTTATAAATAGCTCATATAAAAGGGATAGAAATAGGTGGTTTCATGTAGGGTCAACTAACATACAGTAAAAACAGAAGGAGCAAGCAATGAATTACAGCTTAGTCTGGTGTGTCTTGGATTGGGGGTGGTTGCAAAGAAACCCTCAAAGAGGAGTTGAGCTCTAAGTGATGAAAAGGATGAAAAGGGTTCATGGTTTATAAGGTATTCCAGTCTTAGGAACTATCAACAGGAAAGGCCCAGAGGTGTGAAAGTACAAAGTAAGTTTGCATACAGCCAGTTACCCAGGGTGGCTAGAGCTAGGATGGGTGGGAGATGATGATGAAGGTGGCTAGACAGGAAAGACTGGATTTCCTAGTCTTCATTTAGTAGTATATCAGAACTGgttggtgttgagagccacagtggctcctgaattgtgcccagccagactgcagcaggttGGGGTCCTACAGGGTGGGAATGGCAACACAAGAATAGAACTTGTTACTTCAGGCAGTTGTTCACGTACGTATATGTGTGCAAGTGCACATGTGTGTTTGGGAAGACATGATATAAACATTTTAGGCAGGAAGATGggttaaatgctttattttcttggAGTGCTAGCAAAATAGTTGGAATAAAATATGGCCGTAATCCAGGACTCAACTATCAAGGAGTGCAGGAGAGtattatgaagagaaaaagaatttaaaacaagatTGCCATCTGCAGACACTCTGGAAATCCTTCCTTAAATTCTTGACAGTAATTAATGCTGTTACATTCAGTGATCCTGCCCTTGGAATTCTTTCAGAGGCCATGGTCTTCATATGTGGGGGCCAGTCACACATTTTGGACACTTTCTAGATACCAGTTACATTCCACAATAGCAAAGGAGGAAATTTAGGAGCATGGATTTGGCCAGACTGGACTAAAGTCTTATATGTTTGTAGAAACAAATATGCATgctctataaaatagaaatgtgtggtttgtgtgctaatcaTTATTTAAGATAACCTTGTGAAAAGCAGCACCTTCTTAAGCTGCTGCAAAGGTATGATTGAGGTTAGATCTGATAGTCTTTTACTCTCGTGTTTCTTTATCAGCAGGAGGGCTCCATGTTCCTTATCCTAGACAGATGCTTCACAGGGAAAAACtctgagaggattttttttaattttttttttttacttgttgatggacctttattttattaatttgtatgtggtgctggggatcaaacccagtgcctcacacatgctaggcaagcgcactaccactgagccacaaccacagcccccgcCCCCAAgaggatttttatttccttcagttataaatgaaaacatatattccCCCCCCCAGAAAAAACATAGCTCACAGAGTTTGACTTCTACTACTCCCTTCCCCAcctaataaagaagaaaaacaacattgAATGGAGGCATCTTACCTGCTGACATCCTAATATCATTCCATAGCATTCAACTCCTTAACAAATTTTTCCCTGTTTCtcatcttcatctttttttaaaagagaatatacaatttatttaacattcaaacttctttaagacatgtgcaatatGGCAATTTTACTGGGGGTTTCACCCTACTTAGGATATGATTGCTTGCTGGGGCTTAGCAACAGGGTCCAGTTCACACTTagcattaattaaataatttattgaataaatataataccaaacaaaatacattcaaatgctttctaaaaaaatcaactttaaaggCCTTTTTATTCAGGCTAATGACAAACACAATAAAGGCAGATATGCTAGTTTAACATAATTGGCTGATTTTATACAGCACTTATATCTTTAGTCCACAAGTATATTATTAAATGATAGAGAACATCTAATACAACCATTTCTACAGAACTAGGAAATACATTtctaagaaagaaagattttataGACCCCAACAGTCTAACTCTAAAGAGGATAAAGCCAATGACTTTCCTCACAAGAGCTCACAACTAATGTTGCTTTGCTATCAAAATCTGTATTTCTGATCCATTAGGAGCACTGAGACAAGATTCAAATATTCCCAAAGAAGTACAATGCATGTTGTGATCGCCTATTCAGCAACAGCGAGCACTGCATTCAAATATATCTCATCCCAGGAATTAAATAAGGTCAGCCACATTCATGGGCATTTCCTCCACTGTAGTATTGTAGAAAGTCTCAATGTCACAAAGAATCCTCTTGTCTTCTTCAGCAACAAAGTTTATAGCCACATTTTTCCTCCCAAATCGACCCCCTCTGCCAATTCTGTGAATATAGTTTTCACGATTGGTAGGTAGATCATAGTTTATAACCAAAAACACTTGTTGCACATCAATCCCACAAGCCAAGAAGTCAGTAGTGATCGGAATTCCCTCATGATaacatctctctctttttggtccATGTCACCATGTAGAGCAGAAACTGTGAAGTCCCTGGCgtgcattttttttcagtgaccCAGTCCACTTTGCGCCTTGTACTGAGAAAAATCACACCCTGCATAATGGTCAGTGTCTCGTACAAGTCACAAAGTGTGTCCAACTTCCACTCCTCTTTCAACATTAATGTAAAACTATTTGATTCCTTCAAGGGTCAATTCTTCCTTCTTCACCAGAGTTCGAATTGGATCTCTCATAAATTTTTTGGTCACTTCCAACACATCAGTTGGCATTGTGACAGAAAGCAACACAACCTGAatacttgtatttaatttttggaaaatctCATAGATTTGATCCTTAAACCCTCGGCTCAACATTTCATCTGCTTCAtacaaaacaaacattttgatCCATTTTGGAGAAAGATATCTTCTGTTTAACATATCAAACACTCTCCCTGGTGTTCCAAAAATAATATGTGGTGCTTCAGCCTGCagtttttgcatttcatttcGAACAATGCAGGCATGACAAGTTGCTCCCATATAGTCTCCAAGTGCCAGAATCACCTTTTggattttttgagagagagagagagagagagagagagagagagagaatttatatatatatatatatttagttttcagcggacacaacatctttgtatgtagagagaatttaatatttattttatttttttagttttcggcggacacaacatctttgtttgtatgtggtgctgaggatggaaccctggccgcacgcatgccaggccagcgcgctaccacttgagccacatccccagcccaaacttttGGATCTTTAATACAGGGAATAATAGCTCGCTGTTGAATAGCTGAAGGCTTCTCAAAACCATAAGCATAGATGCCCTGAAGAAGAGACTCCTTTTAAATTCATATCATCAAAGTTATCAACAATCTCATTCCAGTTGCTCTCGATGACACCATCGGGGTCCATTCCCTCTGGGCCTCCATGTTCTCTGTTATAATCCGCGAAGCCACCAGACATGATCCGAAGAACCACTCAGTGccccactgaaaaaaaaaaaaagacttcatcttttttaaaatatctttttagttgtggatggacacaatatctttgtttttatttatttatttttatgtggtgctgaggatcgaactcagggtctcacacctgtgaggctacactctaccactgagctatagccccagaccTCTCTATCTTCATCCTTATCCCTAAGGACATCCTTCCACGAAGTCACTTCTCTGACTACAGTAAGCCACACTTCTGGCCTCAGCCATTTCTATTCTACAGGTCTCCGAACCATTGTAGTTATTGTTAAGTGAACAACAAAGGAGCTGTGCCTTTCTACTGTGCATTTCTACTGTGACTAACATATACATGTTTTCCACACTGTTTAAATAGGAATGTAAAAAGATGGTTTcagtcaggtgcagtggtacacgcctgtaattccagagacttgggtagctgaggcaggatgattgcaagttcaaggccagacttagcaacttagcaagaccctaagcaacatagtgagaccctgtctcaacacaaaaaaaataaaaagggttggtgatgtagcttggtggtaaatctcccctaggttcaatccccagtacccccccccaaaaaatgtttttagattcTATTCTGAAGTTCTTTTGATAATTTCTGacctttttatacatttaaaacatgtgactattttttcataataattgaCTTGGCTCAATTCAATGTTCagtataattttaatgaagtatttTCAGTTTATTACTGGAAAATATGCAaagtaaaatacataaatcatGAGTAGAGCATGATCAGTTATGACACATTTAACATACCATCTGACTACAATGCCAGTGAAAAAATAGATGACTACCAGCACTTCAGAAATCTCCATGGCACTTTTTCCCAACCTCTTCCCTCTTATTTGTCTTGAGAGGAAACCCTGAAACTGACTTCTAGCATCACAGATTAGTTTCTCCTGTatccaaaatttaaataatattaatagaattaTACAGCATGTACTTATTTGTATCTTTCTTTCCAATAAACCCTCactattttgtgttatttattcCATGTTGTGTATAGCAGTATTATATACTTCACCATTATATGACAATATACTCTTACTccattaaccattttttttttggtgctggggatctaacccagggccttaaccatttttttttctagttttatacttttattttttttaaccattttttaatgtatgtatttttttagttgtagttggacacaatacctttatttcatttatttttatgtggtgctgaggatcaaccccaatgcctcacacatggtaggctagcactctactgatgagccacaaacccagcccactcCATTAACTTTTGATGGACATCTACCTAGTTTACAGTCTGTGACTGTTACACATAATGCTGTTATGAAATTTTGAATGTATCTTTTGgttcacacatacatatatgttggAAATAAGTTTTGAATGGAATtgctggagatatatatatatatatatatatatatatatatatatatatatatatattagttttcatGGACATTGCCAGAgaattttatgaaattcttacaccaatttacactcccaccagTATTGTATGAGAGTTTCCATTTCTCAATGTTCTTAGCCATAGTTATTACTATTCTGCTTACATTGTAGGCACTTCAATGGGTGTGCTGTAGTACAACATTGGTGGTTTTCTTTACTCATATTTaaccttttgttttttatcactTTCAAACAAGACTGGTCACTCATTTTCCTGAGACCATggatattaaagataaaaaattaaaaaggatgaaaAGTTAGAACATACCAACATACAAGTGATAATTGGTAGACACTTCAAAGGAAAAGAGATGGAAACAATATTCAAAGCCAacattagaattaaaatattgtaGTAATATTAGCACATTTGATGCAAGAACAAAGGCTCTAGAAATCCTAC
This window of the Urocitellus parryii isolate mUroPar1 chromosome X, mUroPar1.hap1, whole genome shotgun sequence genome carries:
- the Magee2 gene encoding melanoma-associated antigen E2; translation: MSLVSQNARHGSAETTADYSDGRGEMQATNASGPPTSMLVPDTLQGSQVPMDPQGASASQATQDPNDIEVLIDEQSRRLGALRVHDPLEDRSIALVNFMRMKSQTEGSIQQSEMLEFLREYSDQFPEILRRASAHLDRVFGLNLRVLDPQADTYNLISKPGPQTTDRLAETLDVPKAGLLALVLGHILLNGNRAREASIWDLLLKVDVLDEPQRINNLLGNTRNLLTTDFVRMRFLEYWPVYGTNPLEFEFLWGSRAHREITKMEALKFVAEAHDEEPWSWPEEYNKALEADKAKERSQAAGLEFWSEDTMNDKANDLVQLAINVTEELLPIHQDELLAHTGKEFEDVFPNILSRATLILDLFYGFSLIEVDTSEHIYLLVQQPESEEEQVMLESLGRPTQEYVMPILGLIFLMGNRVKEANVWNLLRRFSVDVGRKHAITCKLMRQRYLECRPLSYSNPVEYELLWGPRAHLETTKMKALEYMARLYRKRPQDWPEQYREAMEDEEARARSEATAMFFFGSM